A part of Toxotes jaculatrix isolate fToxJac2 chromosome 24, fToxJac2.pri, whole genome shotgun sequence genomic DNA contains:
- the en1b gene encoding homeobox protein engrailed-1b isoform X2, which yields MEEQKEPNSGRDSTEEESMSLSPNLPSPPMILPHQAAQQAHRTTNFFIDNILRPDFGCRKEPSYRDRSQTPGRENVNPLGARPPPHTGSLCLDSNCSSDSTSSSPSSSSSTSSSPSSKQNSSKQGEPASNGTGRYADSPSSIMVVSGSNGGSPPTMKESQPLLWPAWVYCTRYSDRPSSGPRTRKLKKKKSSKEDKRPRTAFTAEQLQRLKTEFQANRYITEQRRQSLAQELNLNESQIKIWFQNKRAKIKKASGYKNGLALQLMAQGLYNHSTTTVQEDKEDSE from the exons ATGGAAGAGCAAAAGGAGCCCAACAGCGGCCGGGACTCGACCGAGGAGGAGAGCATGTCCCTGTCGCCAAACCTCCCATCCCCTCCCATGATTTTACCCCACCAGGCCGCGCAGCAGGCCCACAGAACCACGAACTTTTTCATAGACAACATCCTCCGGCCGGACTTCGGCTGCAGGAAGGAGCCGAGCTACCGCGACCGGAGCCAGACGCCGGGCAGAGAGAACGTCAACCCGCTGGGGGCGAGGCCGCCGCCGCACACCGGTAGCCTCTGCCTGGACTCCAACTGCAGCAGCGACAGCACCTCGTCGTCGCCCTCCTCTTCGTCGTCCACGTCCTCGTCGCCTTCGTCCAAGCAAAACTCGTCGAAACAAGGCGAACCGGCGAGCAACGGGACTGGCAGATACGCAGACAGCCCCTCGTCAATTATGGTTGTGAGTGGCAGCAATGGAGGTTCTCCGCCCACAATGAAAGAAAGCCAGCCGCTGTTGTGGCCCGCTTGGGTTTACTGTACACGGTACTCGGACCGGCCCTCATCTG GCCCAAGGACACGgaaactgaaaaagaagaagagcagcaaGGAGGACAAGAGGCCCAGGACTGCGTTCACGGCCGAGCAGCTGCAGAGACTGAAAACCGAGTTCCAGGCCAACCGGTACATAACGGAGCAGCGGAGACAGTCTCTGGcccaggaactcaacctgaacgAGTCCCAAATTAAAATCTGGTTCCAGAATAAGAGGGCCAAGATTAAAAAGGCCAGCGGCTACAAGAACGGCCTGGCCCTGCAGCTCATGGCTCAAGGACTTTACAACCATTCAACGACCACCGTGCAGGAAGACAAGGAGGACAGTGAATAA
- the en1b gene encoding homeobox protein engrailed-1b isoform X1: MEEQKEPNSGRDSTEEESMSLSPNLPSPPMILPHQAAQQAHRTTNFFIDNILRPDFGCRKEPSYRDRSQTPGRENVNPLGARPPPHTGSLCLDSNCSSDSTSSSPSSSSSTSSSPSSKQNSSKQGEPASNGTGRYADSPSSIMVVSGSNGGSPPTMKESQPLLWPAWVYCTRYSDRPSSVSTPGPRTRKLKKKKSSKEDKRPRTAFTAEQLQRLKTEFQANRYITEQRRQSLAQELNLNESQIKIWFQNKRAKIKKASGYKNGLALQLMAQGLYNHSTTTVQEDKEDSE, translated from the exons ATGGAAGAGCAAAAGGAGCCCAACAGCGGCCGGGACTCGACCGAGGAGGAGAGCATGTCCCTGTCGCCAAACCTCCCATCCCCTCCCATGATTTTACCCCACCAGGCCGCGCAGCAGGCCCACAGAACCACGAACTTTTTCATAGACAACATCCTCCGGCCGGACTTCGGCTGCAGGAAGGAGCCGAGCTACCGCGACCGGAGCCAGACGCCGGGCAGAGAGAACGTCAACCCGCTGGGGGCGAGGCCGCCGCCGCACACCGGTAGCCTCTGCCTGGACTCCAACTGCAGCAGCGACAGCACCTCGTCGTCGCCCTCCTCTTCGTCGTCCACGTCCTCGTCGCCTTCGTCCAAGCAAAACTCGTCGAAACAAGGCGAACCGGCGAGCAACGGGACTGGCAGATACGCAGACAGCCCCTCGTCAATTATGGTTGTGAGTGGCAGCAATGGAGGTTCTCCGCCCACAATGAAAGAAAGCCAGCCGCTGTTGTGGCCCGCTTGGGTTTACTGTACACGGTACTCGGACCGGCCCTCATCTG TTTCCACACCAGGCCCAAGGACACGgaaactgaaaaagaagaagagcagcaaGGAGGACAAGAGGCCCAGGACTGCGTTCACGGCCGAGCAGCTGCAGAGACTGAAAACCGAGTTCCAGGCCAACCGGTACATAACGGAGCAGCGGAGACAGTCTCTGGcccaggaactcaacctgaacgAGTCCCAAATTAAAATCTGGTTCCAGAATAAGAGGGCCAAGATTAAAAAGGCCAGCGGCTACAAGAACGGCCTGGCCCTGCAGCTCATGGCTCAAGGACTTTACAACCATTCAACGACCACCGTGCAGGAAGACAAGGAGGACAGTGAATAA
- the LOC121178093 gene encoding complement C1q-like protein 2 isoform X1 yields MVLLALAVTVPFLLLRTSETSAHYYEMMGTCRMVCDPYSPKPGGATAMEVIQNVNGVAPPQPPMAQGSRGEPGRPGKPGPRGPPGEPGPPGPRGPPGERGDSKLAFPALTGAARVENGDTDGVNSTNNSFRIAFYVGLKNPHEGYEVLKFDDVITNLGNHYDASTGKFTCHVSGIYFFTYHVLMRGGDGTSMWADLCKNGQVRASAIAQDADQNYDYASNSAVLHLDSGDEVYVKLDGGKAHGGNNNKYSTFSGFILYPD; encoded by the exons ATGGTTTTGCTGGCTCTGGCCGTTACTGTCCCATTTCTGCTGCTCCGCACCTCCGAAACCTCCGCTCATTACTACGAGATGATGGGCACCTGTCGGATGGTTTGCGACCCGTACAGCCCCAAACCGGGAGGTGCCACCGCCATGGAGGTGATCCAGAACGTGAACGGTGTCGCCCCCCCGCAGCCGCCGATGGCGCAAGGAAGTCGCGGGGAGCCAGGGAGACCGGGTAAaccgggacccaggggcccgCCGGGAGAGCCAGGACCCCCAGGTCCGAGGGGGCCACCGGGAGAGCGCGGCGACAGTAAACTCGCCTTCCCCGCTTTAACCGGAGCTGCGCGGGTTGAGAACGGAGACACAGACGGTGTGAACTCCACAAACAACAGTTTCAGGATCGCTTTTTACGTCGGGCTGAAGAATCCACACGAGGGATATGAGGTGTTAAAGTTTGACGACGTGATTACAAACTTGGGGAACCACTACGATGCGAGCACCGGGAAGTTCACCTGCCATGTGTCCGGGATCTATTTCTTCACCTACCATGTGCTGATGCGGGGAGGGGACGGGACCAGCATGTGGGCCGACCTGTGCAAGAACGGACAG GTTCGGGCCAGTGCCATAGCTCAGGATGCAGACCAGAACTACGACTACGCCAGCAACAGTGCCGTGCTGCACTTGGACTCTGGAGACGAGGTCTACGTCAAGCTGGACGGCGGCAAAGCTCACGgaggcaacaacaacaagtaCAGCACCTTCTCCGGCTTTATCTTATACCCCgattaa
- the LOC121178093 gene encoding complement C1q-like protein 2 isoform X2, translated as MVLLALAVTVPFLLLRTSETSAHYYEMMGTCRMVCDPYSPKPGGATAMEVIQNVNGVAPPQPPMAQGSRGEPGRPGKPGPRGPPGEPGPPGPRGPPGERGDNGVNSTNNSFRIAFYVGLKNPHEGYEVLKFDDVITNLGNHYDASTGKFTCHVSGIYFFTYHVLMRGGDGTSMWADLCKNGQVRASAIAQDADQNYDYASNSAVLHLDSGDEVYVKLDGGKAHGGNNNKYSTFSGFILYPD; from the exons ATGGTTTTGCTGGCTCTGGCCGTTACTGTCCCATTTCTGCTGCTCCGCACCTCCGAAACCTCCGCTCATTACTACGAGATGATGGGCACCTGTCGGATGGTTTGCGACCCGTACAGCCCCAAACCGGGAGGTGCCACCGCCATGGAGGTGATCCAGAACGTGAACGGTGTCGCCCCCCCGCAGCCGCCGATGGCGCAAGGAAGTCGCGGGGAGCCAGGGAGACCGGGTAAaccgggacccaggggcccgCCGGGAGAGCCAGGACCCCCAGGTCCGAGGGGGCCACCGGGAGAGCGCGGCGACA ACGGTGTGAACTCCACAAACAACAGTTTCAGGATCGCTTTTTACGTCGGGCTGAAGAATCCACACGAGGGATATGAGGTGTTAAAGTTTGACGACGTGATTACAAACTTGGGGAACCACTACGATGCGAGCACCGGGAAGTTCACCTGCCATGTGTCCGGGATCTATTTCTTCACCTACCATGTGCTGATGCGGGGAGGGGACGGGACCAGCATGTGGGCCGACCTGTGCAAGAACGGACAG GTTCGGGCCAGTGCCATAGCTCAGGATGCAGACCAGAACTACGACTACGCCAGCAACAGTGCCGTGCTGCACTTGGACTCTGGAGACGAGGTCTACGTCAAGCTGGACGGCGGCAAAGCTCACGgaggcaacaacaacaagtaCAGCACCTTCTCCGGCTTTATCTTATACCCCgattaa
- the LOC121178095 gene encoding metalloreductase STEAP3-like, whose translation MSDDMSRPLIRGGGSRHLEASMSEPGTPVIGILGTGDFSRSLAGRLVASGYQVVVGSRTPKRSVALFPEEAEVTSQMEAANQADLVFVAVFPEHHSTLVELKPALAGKTLVDVSNSLQINRDGPSNAEKLSNLFPESYVVKGFNTISAWTLQTGPRDGSRQVFLCSDSHKAKSSVMQLCRRMGFVPVDMGLLSSSLEIENLPLYLFPSWRIPILCTLSLFIFFYLYNFTRDVLQPYITAGQSVFYKMPIETVNVTLPSVALVMLALVYLPGLCAAFLQLWWGTKYSRFPDWLDRWLTRRKQFGLCSFLCAVLHAIYSLSLPMRKSARYKLINVALKQVKEGVEDSWVDEEVWRMELYLSVGIMALGLLSLLAVTSLPSVANTVNWREFTFIQSTLGYCALSMATLHTLLFGWNRAFVPAQYRFHLPPTFMLVLILPLVVLLGRLALFVPCVSRRLRQIRRGWEKSQHVRFTRTDGDCHNGLEDVSNV comes from the exons ATGTCTGATGATATGTCGAGGCCTTTAATCCGAGGAGGAGGCTCCAGACATCTTGAAGCTTCCATGTCTGAACCTGGCACTCCAGTGATTGGCATCCTGGGTACGGGCGACTTCTCCCGCTCGCTGGCCGGGAGGCTGGTGGCCTCCGGCTACCAAGTGGTGGTTGGGAGTCGAACTCCCAAAcgctctgtggctctgttccCCGAAGAGGCTgag GTAACCTCCCAGATGGAGGCAGCCAATCAGGCAGACCTGGTCTTTGTTGCTGTGTTCCCTGAACACCACTCCACACTGGTGGAATTAAAGCCGGCACTCGCAGGGAAGACACTGGTGGATGTCAGCAACAGCTTGCAGATCAACCGTGATGGGCCTTCAAATGCTGAAAAGCTGTCCAATCTGTTCCCAGAAAGTTATGTCGTCAAAGGGTTTAACACCATATCAGCATGGACGCTCCAGACGGGCCCTCGGGATGGAAGCAGGCAG GTTTTCCTGTGCAGTGACAGTCACAAGGCCAAGAGCTCAGTGATGCAGCTGTGTCGCAGAATGGGCTTTGTTCCTGTCGATATgggcctcctctcctcttctctggagATTGAAAACCTCCCCCTCTATCTGTTTCCCTCCTGGCGCATTCCCATCCTCTGCACCCTGTCCCTGTTTATCTTCTTCTACCTGTACAACTTCACGCGTGACGTCCTGCAGCCCTACATCACAGCAGGGCAGAGTGTTTTCTACAAAATGCCCATTGAGACTGTCAATGTCACTCTTCCCTCCGTGGCCTTGGTGATGTTAGCGCTCGTCTACCTGCCGGGTTTGTGTGCTGCTTTCCTCCAGCTGTGGTGGGGCACCAAGTACAGTCGCTTCCCCGACTGGCTGGACCGGTGGCTGACCAGGAGGAAGCAGTTTGGTCTGTGTAGCTTCCTGTGTGCAGTTCTGCACGCCATCTACAGCCTGTCTCTCCCCATGAGGAAATCTGCACGCTACAAACTCATCAACGTGGCTTTGAAACAG GTgaaggagggggtggaggactCGTGGGTAGACGAGGAGGTGTGGAGGATGGAGCTGTACCTCTCTGTGGGTATCATGGCCCTTGGGCTGCTCTCCCTGCTGGCTGTCACCTCGCTGCCCTCAGTGGCCAACACTGTCAACTGGAGGGAGTTCACCTTcatacag TCCACACTAGGTTACTGTGCCTTGTCCATGGCCACTCTCCACACGCTCCTCTTTGGCTGGAACCGTGCCTTCGTTCCGGCCCAGTACCGCTTTCACCTGCCCCCCACCTTCATGCTGGTCCTGATTCTTCCTCTCGTGGTTCTGCTGGGCCGCCTGGCTCTCTTCGTGCCCTGCGTGTCTCGGCGGCTCAGGCAGATCCGCCGCGGCTGGGAAAAGAGCCAACACGTGCGCTTCACCCGGACGGACGGCGACTGCCACAATGGGCTGGAGGATGTCAGTAATGTGTGA